ATAAGTATGATAAATTATTCTATGAGGAGGGCAAGAAATGCTAATGAATAAAATAAGTTATCTAAGAGCGTTAATTATAATCGTAGCTATGATATTAACGATTGGCTTACTAACGGGTTGTGCTGAGCAGCCTGTTGATCCTGAAAATGGCAATGGAGATGAGCAGTCTGCACTCCCTGGAGACAATGGAGTAGATAATGGGGAAGCAAATGGTATCGGTGTTGATGAAGAGATGGTATTCGAGCAAGGTTTTTATCGACCAGATGAACAAAACCTTCCAGACGAAATACGTCAGTGGATTACTTATTCCCGTGAATTACAAGCTGTTCAGGAGCGGGAATATGATGGTTACCGCTTTGTTCTCGTTACTATGGGAACAAAACCTACTGGTGGCTATAGCATAGAAGTAGTAGATGTAGTAAGTGCAGAGGAAGAGCTCGTGGTAAATGTTCAAACACAAGAGCCAGCGGAAGGAGACCCTGTTACAACAGCGATAACCTATCCTTATGATTTGGTTATTGTTGAAGAGCAGGCGCTGCCGTTAAGGGCGATAGATATTGATGAATCAGATAGATATTTTATGAGTGTGTATGGTATTGATTATATTGACCAGCCAATTGTTGCATCCTCAGAGTGGATTAAGGTATTCTCACCTGAGCCGAACGAGAAGGTTTGGGGTAGCTTTAAGCTGACAGGCCTTACAAGCGTTTTTGAGGGTACAGTGAGCTATGAGCTTATATCAAATACAGGAGATGTTATAGGCACAGGTTTTACAACGGGCATGATGGGTGACTGGGGATATTTTGAGGAAGAAATTCAAATACCTAGCGGAACTACAGGTGATATACTTCTTGAGTTGTATAGTGTTAGTATGAAGGATGGTTCTAAGATGTTTGTTGTTGAGATTCCGTTAGTTGTAGAGAACTAAAGCTTATTAATAACTGCATAAGCTAAAGGATGAAAATTCATCCAAAGTCAATCAAAGCCAATCCGATAAGGGTTGGCTTATTTGCATAGGTTGCTCTATTGTGACGATGGTTACAAGGATTTTTTGATTAAAAAGCTGAAAAAGCAGGAAGATGTCAATTATTGTCGAAATAGAATAAAAATATGTAAAAAACTGCATTTAATACAAATAACTATTTAAATGTTGATTTTAAAGATATACATGAGGTAATGGTATGAACAAAATCAAATTTACTTTTCTAATATGCATAGTTATTCTCAGCCTAGCAACAATCTCTTACGGGGCTAGTGTCATTGATAAGGACAAGGGGATTCCGCGAGCTATTGACGGAATTATTGATACAAGCAATTGGGACTTTGAGGCTGATGGTATATTAAAGCTCAATGGAGATTGGAGTTTCTATTGGCAACGGTTGTTAGAGCCTGCGGACTTTGTGGGAGAGAACGATCAGCGAGGGGACTGGATTTCAATCCCAGCAGATTGGACAACACACCAGCATGAGGGTGTTGCACTGCCTTCTAAAGGTTATGCTACCCTTAGGCTAACTATTACAGTTGATGATTTAGAGCAGGTGTATGGATTGAAATTCAGATATTTTGCTTCAGCTATGAATTTATGGATTAATGGAAATCTTGCCCATTCATCAGGTTTAGTGGCGGAGTCTGCAGATGACTATATAGGACGTTACATACCAGCGGAAGTCTTTTTTATTACAGATACCCATGAAATAGATATAATTGTACAAGTGGCGAATTATCACCATAGACGGGTAAAACTAAATGAGGTATTTTTCGGGACGCAAGAGCAGATACATACCATGACCTATAGAGAAGTTATTAAATCAAGTATCATTTTTGGCAGCTTAATGCTAATTGCAGTATACTATTTAATACTCTATTTTATTCAAAGGAGAGATAAGGCAGCACTTTACATTGCCGTGTTTGCATTCATAGTAGCCTTACGTAATGCAGTCATGGGAGACCGGATATTAAGTCGGTTGCTTCCGGAGCTTCCACCAGAATTATTTACTAAAATAGGCTACTTGCCAGTGTTTATTTTACTGCCTTTGGTAATCTTATATGTTCGAGAGATTTTCTATTCACCAACCTTAGATAAAGCGGCCCATATTTCGAAATATGTGGTCGTAGCTCTTACGGCTCTGATATTCATAACGTCTGTAAGTTTCTACGATTGGTTATTTCAATACGCTTTAATGCTAATCTTGCTCGCAGCTTTATTTATGATTTATATATTAATAACGGAAGGCTTTTTCAAAAAAATACGCGGCGCCTGGATTATGGCTGTGGGTAGTGGTGTTATATTAGTGGCTGCATTGAACGACTATCTGAGTGATTTGCATGTCATTCGTTCAGTGGAAATGCTATCAATTGCTGTTTTAATATTCGTGCTACTGCAAGCTATATTTTTAGCTTGGAGATTTAATGATGCGTATATACGGGCGACCAAGCTAGCAACGGAAAATGCTGTTATGTATGAGGAGCTACAAGAGTTAAATGAACAATTAGAGGTAAAAGTAAAGGATAGAACATTAGAGCTGGAGATTGCAAATATGCGATTAGAACAGTTGTCGAAAATTGACCCGTTAACAAGCATAGCAAATAGAAGGCTGTTTGACGAACGATTAAATGAAGAGTGGCGTAGGGCATTAAGGGAACAGACACCAATATCAATTATTATGCTAGATATTGATTGTTTTAAAGAATATAACGATAATTATGGACATCTACAGGGGGATACTACATTACAGCAAATTGCAGCAGCATTAACTGATGTCGTTAAGCGGAGTACAGATTTTGTTGCTCGCTTTGGTGGGGAAGAGTTTGTCGTGCTATTAGCTAATACTGAGGAGGAGGGAGCGTTATATAAAGCTGAAGTGATTCGAAAGGCTATTGAGGATTTGCGAATTGGGCATGAATACTCAAGGGTAGGTAGTTATTGCACAGTGAGCTTAGGTGTAAACACTCAGATTGTTAAGGAAAGTGACAATGCTGAAGATTTCATAAGAAAAGCAGATAAAGCGTTATATAATGCGAAACAGACTGGTAGGAATAAAGTGGTACATATAACGGCTGTGAATAAATGATAACGGATGGCATATTTAATTCATCAAGGTTAATAGAATTGTACTATCAAATCATTTGTTAACAAAGGGGAGGATTATTGTGATAATAGTAGTTTTAAACACGTTAGCATATTTAATGATGGTACTAGTAAACTTTTTAGCCAATTGGATACCACTTAATGGTCAGACAACAGGGGAAATATCAAATCGCTTAGAGGTCTTGTTTACTCCAGCGGGGTATGTGTTTTCGATTTGGGGCGTAATTTACCTGCTGCTTGGAACATGGATTGTCAGGCAGTGGTTTAATAAAGATGGAGAGTACTTGCTACAACGTCGTATTGGACCAATGTTTATCGTTAGCTGCATTTTAAATGCTATCTGGATTGTGCTATGGCACTACGAGTACTTTACTTTAACGGTCTTAGTAATGATTGGATTATTGACTACTTTAATAATAATTTACCGACAGGTTCGAAGGTTATCGCGCTCAAGGTTAGAGAAGGCAAGTTTTTCAATTTACTTAGGCTGGATTAGCGTAGCC
This is a stretch of genomic DNA from Desulfuribacillus alkaliarsenatis. It encodes these proteins:
- a CDS encoding Gmad2 immunoglobulin-like domain-containing protein, with protein sequence MLMNKISYLRALIIIVAMILTIGLLTGCAEQPVDPENGNGDEQSALPGDNGVDNGEANGIGVDEEMVFEQGFYRPDEQNLPDEIRQWITYSRELQAVQEREYDGYRFVLVTMGTKPTGGYSIEVVDVVSAEEELVVNVQTQEPAEGDPVTTAITYPYDLVIVEEQALPLRAIDIDESDRYFMSVYGIDYIDQPIVASSEWIKVFSPEPNEKVWGSFKLTGLTSVFEGTVSYELISNTGDVIGTGFTTGMMGDWGYFEEEIQIPSGTTGDILLELYSVSMKDGSKMFVVEIPLVVEN
- a CDS encoding sensor domain-containing diguanylate cyclase encodes the protein MNKIKFTFLICIVILSLATISYGASVIDKDKGIPRAIDGIIDTSNWDFEADGILKLNGDWSFYWQRLLEPADFVGENDQRGDWISIPADWTTHQHEGVALPSKGYATLRLTITVDDLEQVYGLKFRYFASAMNLWINGNLAHSSGLVAESADDYIGRYIPAEVFFITDTHEIDIIVQVANYHHRRVKLNEVFFGTQEQIHTMTYREVIKSSIIFGSLMLIAVYYLILYFIQRRDKAALYIAVFAFIVALRNAVMGDRILSRLLPELPPELFTKIGYLPVFILLPLVILYVREIFYSPTLDKAAHISKYVVVALTALIFITSVSFYDWLFQYALMLILLAALFMIYILITEGFFKKIRGAWIMAVGSGVILVAALNDYLSDLHVIRSVEMLSIAVLIFVLLQAIFLAWRFNDAYIRATKLATENAVMYEELQELNEQLEVKVKDRTLELEIANMRLEQLSKIDPLTSIANRRLFDERLNEEWRRALREQTPISIIMLDIDCFKEYNDNYGHLQGDTTLQQIAAALTDVVKRSTDFVARFGGEEFVVLLANTEEEGALYKAEVIRKAIEDLRIGHEYSRVGSYCTVSLGVNTQIVKESDNAEDFIRKADKALYNAKQTGRNKVVHITAVNK
- a CDS encoding TspO/MBR family protein, whose amino-acid sequence is MIIVVLNTLAYLMMVLVNFLANWIPLNGQTTGEISNRLEVLFTPAGYVFSIWGVIYLLLGTWIVRQWFNKDGEYLLQRRIGPMFIVSCILNAIWIVLWHYEYFTLTVLVMIGLLTTLIIIYRQVRRLSRSRLEKASFSIYLGWISVATIANISYWLVYIGWGQWGLSAVTWTLIMLVVASVLALYIMWRYCDGLYVLVFIWAFVGIGVQNYQAYQTVAIAAYLLAATLFVVSLWLLFFKNDRMYQ